A stretch of DNA from Mycobacterium senriense:
GTCGGCCACAGTGGTTCGGTCACCAGCCGGCAGCGTTGGTAGAACTCGGCGAACCCCCGCGCATCCCCGCCCGCCCCGATGGCGGCGAAGCCGTCATCGGACGATCCGATCAGCAGCCCGCCGCGACCGCCGGTCGCGGGGTCGGGTGTGTACGACGAAAACGGCCGCCGGGCCAGCCGCACATCGGCGCCCAGGTCCTCGACGATGCGCGTGGGCAGCAGGCTGACCAGATAGGAGTAGCGCGATACCCGAACGCCGACACCGTCGAAGGCCTGCGCCGAAACAGCCGCGCCGCCGGTGTGGTCCAGCCGTTCCAGCAGGCGCACCCGCATACCCGCGCGGGCCAGATAAGCGGCCGCGACGAGGCCGTTGTGGCCGCCTCCAACGATTACGGCGTCGACATCGGTCGCGTGGCCGCTCAGCTCAGGTAGCCCTCGACCTCGTCGGGCGGACGCACCTCCGCCTCTCGCGGGTCGCCGCCGGTCTCGCGCAGTGCCCGGCGCTGCCGCAGCAGATCCCAGCACTGGTCGAGTTCGACCTCCACCCGCCGGAGGCGGTCATGTTCCTCCGACGTGTCGATGTCTCCGCGCTGCAGCTGCGCCCGCAGCGCTTTCTCCTCGGCGACCAGGTCACGGATGACTGCCAGGGTGTCCTTGTCGGTCGGTTTACTGCCGTTGGCCATCGCTCCAGTGTGCCCGACTCGGGAGGGGGTGAATCGGTAGGCTTGCATCTCGCCTGGCAAACGCGGGCCAGATGAGGGAGGCCGTCGTGAGCATCAAACGGCCCGGCCTGCCCTGGCTGATCGCCCTGCTGGTCATTCCGCTCCTGATAGCCACAATCGGCTACGAAGTGTCGGCACGATCCCCGTCCGGCCGGGTGTCCTCGGCGCCGTCGACCAGCGCTGGTGCGCCGAAGTTTTCGTTGGCGGCGTTCTCCATGGTCCGCAACGGCAACAGCGTCACCCTGAGCGGAGACTTCCCCGACGAGTCCGCCAAGGTGGCGCTGCTGAAGGTGCTCACCGGTGCACTGCCCCCCGGCCTCAACATCGTCGACCAGATCCGCATCGATCCCGCCGTCGACGCACTCGATTTCGCCAAGGCCAAGCCCGTTTTCTCCGACAGCGCGTCGGTCGCCGACTTCGCCCTCACGGTCGCCGGCGACACCATCACCCTGGCGGGCACCGCGGCATCCCCCGAGCAGAAGAACACCATCGACACCGACGCGAAGCGCATCTGGCCCACCCTGAATGTCGTTGACAATCTTGCCGTCAACGCACCGGCGGCGTCTCCGTCGCCCACCGGCGCGTCGTGCACCAACCTGCAATCGGCGATCAACACCCTGACCGACGGCGCTCTCACCTTCGAATCGAACGTCGGCAGTCTGACCGCGTCCGACGGCCAGATCCTGACCCGGGTCGCCGACAAACTCAAGGCGTGCCCGAACGCGCACGCGGCCATCAACGGCTACGCCGACAACACCGGCAATACGAGCCTGAACGTGCCGTTGAGCGAAGAGCGCGCGCAAGCCGTCGCCGGCTTCCTGGAAGCCCAGGGCGTGCCCGCCAACCGCTTGAGCACCACCGGTTTCGACTCGGCCAATCCGATCGCCCCCAATGGCACGGACGGCGGGCGGGCCCAGAATCGCCGGGTCGAAATCGTAATCAGCTAAGGAGATTCGGGGTGGACTTCGTCATCCAGTGGTTGTGGTACCTGCTCGCGTTCGTGGCGGGCTCGGCCGTCGCGTGGGTGATTGCCACACTGCTCAACCGCCCGGGGAAGGGCGCCCGGCGATGAGTCACGTGCACTGGTGGCTTTTCGGCCTGTCGTTCGGTCTGGGCTTGGTGCTGACGCTCACGTTGATGATGGCCCCCGTCAAAAGCCAAGCGCCGGTGTCGGAGTCGCCGCGCAAGGGGGTGGCGCCGGAGCCCGCCACCACCGCGATCCCGGTGACCGAGGAGCGCACCACGAAAATTGCGGTCACCGAACGGCGCACCACGAAGATCCCGATCGCCAAGGATTCGCCGACCACCAAGATTCCGCCGTCGCCGCGCGCGCCGTACGGCCCGGGCTCCGCCGACGCCCAGCCCGGCGGCCTGGGACCGGCGGGATATCTGATCAAAGCCCGTACGGACGGCAAGATGTACTTCACGCCCGACGATCCGAGCTACGACTCGACCGCCGCCGAGGTCTGGTTCAGCGACGAGAAGTCCGCGCAGCAAGCGGGTTTCTCGCCTTGGCGCGACAGCCCGAACAACCCGCGGCGGCGATAGGGCGCTAGCTCGGCGCCGGGAGCCGCACTACCAGTCGCGCGCCGCCCAGCGGGCTGCTCTCCAGCGCCGCCGTCCCACCGTGCAGCGCCGCCTGTTGGGCAACCAGCGCCAAGCCCAGCCCCGACCCGGAATGGGAGGCCGTCGATCCGCGGGAAAACCGATCGAACACCACCCGGCGCTCGTCCTCGGGCACGCCGGTGCCGTTGTCGTCGATCGCGATCTCCACACCGGCGCGCGAGCTGACCGCCGACAGCTGCACCTGGGTGGCGCCGCCATGCTTGACGGCATTGGCGATCGCGTTGTCGACGGTGAGGCGCAACCCGGCCGGCAACCCGACGATGATGCAGGTGGGTGAGGGCACCAGCGAAACGTCGACCCCGGGGTAGATCCGGGCGGCGTCGTGGGCGGCGCGGTCGAGCAGCTCGGTGATGTCGACGGGCACGTGATCGTCGGACGTCGAAAGTTCCCCCTGGGCCAGGCGCTCGAGGGCGGTCAGCGTGGCCTCGATGCGCGACTGGGTGCGGATGACGTCACCCAGCACCTCTTTGCGCTGTTCGTCGGGCATGTCCAGGGTGGACAGCACTTCGAGATTGGTGCGCATCGCGGTTAGGGGGGTGCGCAGTTCGTGGGAGGACACGGCGGCGAAGTCGCGGGCCGACGCGAGCGCGTCCTTGGTCCGGTCCTGTTCGGTCCAGATGCGCTGCAGCATGCCGCGCATGGCTTCGGCGATCTCGACGGCCTCGCTGGCGCCGCGCACCGCCACCTGCGGCCGCTCGTCGGCGTCGATCGAGCGGGCTTGCTGGGCCAGGCGTTTGAACGGCCGTACCGCGAAAGCCGCCAGCAGCCAAGCGAATACCGCTGCCGCGCCGATCGAGAGCGCGCAGATCAGGATGACCCGGCGATGCAGGTTGTTGGTTTGAGCGATCGTGTCGTCGTAGGTCGCACCCACGGCCACCGTCGCCGGCTGCGGCGTGGGGACCTCTAAGGTCCGCACCCGGTAGCGCACCCCGTTGATGTAGGTGTCGGCATAGCCCACCTCCAGCGGCGGCAGCGTGACATCCGAGTTGGACTTGACCTGTCCGTCGCGCCGGACGGTGATGACGGTGTCCTGATCGTTGGGGGCACGGGGGATGTCGTCGACGCCACGGGGCAGGAACGGGATGGCGAAACCGACCGCCTCGTCCAGACGGCGATCCAGGCGTTCCTTCCAGGCGCTGGTAATGCCGAACCACACGACCGCTCCGGCGATGACCACCACGATGGCGGTGCCGATGGCCGTCGCGACCGCGACCCGGGCCCGTAGCGATGGCGTACGGGTCAGAATCCGGGACAGAAACTTCATGGGCCGGCCGACCTGCTACTGCATGCGCAGTACGAATCCCACTCCGCGGACAGTGTGCAACAGCCGGGGGCCACCGTTCGCCTCCAGCTTGCGGCGCAGGTATCCGATGAACACGTCGACGACGTTGGTATCGGCGGCGAAGTCGTAACCCCACACCAGCTCGAGCAGCTGCGCGCGGGACAACACCGCCGTCTTGTGCTCGGCCAGCACCGCCAGCAGGTCGAATTCCCGCTTGGTCAGGTCGACGTCGACGCCGTTGACCCGGGCCCGCCGGCCCGGGATGTCGACTTCCAGCGGCCCGACCGTGATGGTTTCCGAGGAGGACGTGGCGGTGGCGCCGCGGCGGCGCAGCAGCGCCTTGACCCGTGCGACCAGCTCGGCCAGCACGAAGGGTTTGACCAGGTAGTCGTCGGCCCCGGCCTCCAGGCCCGCGACCCGATCGTCGACGGAGCTGCGCGCGGACAGCACGCAGACCGGGACGTCGTTGTCCATGGCGCGCAGCGCCGTGACCACGCTGACGCCGTCCAGCACGGGCATGTTGATGTCGAGCACGATCGCGTCCGGGCGCGTCTCGGTGGCGCTGCGCAACGCCTCGGCGCCGTCGACCGCCGTCGACACCTCGAATCCGGACAGCCGCAGACCGCGTTCGAGCGACGCGAGCACATCTGAATCGTCGTCAACGACCAAGACGCGCGGTGAGCTAGCTCCAGTGTCCATGCCGCCCATTTTGCCTGATTGTCGACTACGGCTGTGGGAGGCTACACCGCTGTCTTACCCGGCGGTTTCCCACGATGCTCAGGGCAGACCGATGTTGCGGTAGCGCCGCAACCGGGCGGCCAGCCGCTCGCTGGCGGGGAGCTCCCGCAGCGCCTGCACCTCGGCGGCAATGGCCCGCGACAATCGCTGCGCGAACTCGACCGGCTCGTCGGCGGCATCGGGATGCTCCGGCACGATCGCGTCGACAATCCCGGACTTCAGCAGATCGACCGATCGAATGCCTTGTGCCGCAGCGAGTTCGGCGGCGTGCTCGGTGTCGCGGTACACGATCGCGCTGGCGCCCTCCGGCGGTAGCGGAGCCAGCCAGCCGTGCAACGCGGCCAGCACCCGATCGGCAGGCACCATCGCCAGCGCCGGGCCGCCACTGCCCTGGCCCAGCAGCACCGACACCGTCGGGGTGTCCAGCGTCACCAGCTCGGCCAGGCACTGCGCGATCTGTCCGGCCAGCCCGCCCTGTTCGGCTTCGGCCGACAGGGCCGGGCCCGCCGTATCGATCACCAGCACCAGCGGCAGACGCAGCTCGGCGGCCAGCGCCATGCCGCGGCGTGCCTCGCGCAGCGACGCGGGCCCCACCAAGCCGCCCGTCAGCCGCTGCTGGCCCAGCACCACCACCGGCTGGCCGGCGAATCGGGCCAGCGCCAACAGCGTGGTCGCGGCCTCTCCCTGGCCGGTCCCAGACAGCAGCACCCGATCGGTGGCGCCGTGCCGCAGCAACAACCCCACCCCGGGCCGGTCGGGCCGTCGCGACGCCACCACCGAGTCCCACGCCGCGACGTCGGGCGTCGGTTCGGGTGGCGCCAGCGCGGGCAGCGGCTCGGGAGCGTCGGCGATGACGGTCATGGCACGGTCGAGCGTCCGGCGCAGCTCGTCGAGCCGGACGACGCCGTCGATCACGCCGTGTCGCTGCAGGTTCTCCGCGGTCTGCACGCCCTCGGGGAAGGGTTCGCCGTAGAGCAACTGGTAGACGCGCGGCCCGAGGAAGCCGATCAGCGCGCCGGGCTCGGCGACCGTCACATGACCGAGCGAACCCCAGGACGCGAACACCCCGCCGGTGGTCGGATTGCGCAGATAGACAAGGTAGGGCAGGTGTGCCTGTTTGTGCAGCCGGACGGCGGCGGCGATCTTCACCATCTGCAGAAACGCGACCGTGCCCTCTTGCATGCGGGTGCCGCCGGAGCTGGGCGACGCCAGCAGCGGCAGACCCTCGGCCGTCGCCCGCTGCACGGCGGCGGTGATCCGCTCGGCCGCGGCTACCCCGATCGACCCGCCCAGGAAGCCGAACTCGCAGACCACCACGGCGACTCGACGCCCAAAGACGCGTCCCTCGCCGGTGAGCACCGATTCGTCCAGGCCCGTCGCTTCCCGGGCGCGGGCCAGCTCTTCGGCGTAGGAGGCGCTGACCGGCACCGCCAGCGGTTCGCTGTCCCATTGGATGAAGGAATTTTCGTCCAGCACCGCATCGCGGAGTTGACCAGCCGTAATACGACTCACGTGACGAGGCTATATAGGGTGGCTGCCATGATCGGTGTTACCCAGGCCGAAGCCGTTATGACCATCGAGCTGCAGCGCCCCGAGCGCCGCAACGCCTTGAACTCCCAGCTGGTCGAGGAGCTGCGCGAGGCCGTGCTGAAGGCCGGCGACGGCTCCACCCGCGCGATCGTGCTGACGGGTCAGGGCACGGTGTTCTGCGCCGGGGCGGACCTCAGCGGTGATGCCTTCGCCGCCGACTACCCCGACCGGCTCATCGAACTGCACAGGGTGCTCGACGCCACGCTGATCCCGGTGATCGGGGCCATCAACGGGCCGGCCATCGGCGCCGGCCTGCAGCTGGCCATGCAATGCGATCTGCGGGTCGTCGCGCCCGACGCCTTCTTCCAGTTCCCTACCTCGAAATATGGCCTGGCCCTGGATAACTGGAGCATCCGGCGACTGTCCTCGCTCGTCGGCCACGGCCGCGCCCGTGCGATGCTGCTCACCGCGGAGAAACTGACCGCCGACGTGGCGCTGCAGACCGGGATGGCCAACCGCATCGGGACACTGGAAGACGCGCAGGCCTGGGCCGCCGAGGTCGCCGGCCTGGCGCCGCTGGCGATCCAGCACGCCAAGCGGGTGCTCAACGACGACGGTGCCATCGAAGAGGCCGGGCCGGTGCACAAGGAACTCTTCGACAAGGCCTGGAGCAGCCAGGACGTCGTCGAGGCCCAGGTCGCGAGGATCGAGAAACGACCGCCGAAGTTTCAGGGGGCCTGACAAATATGCGGGGGACGCTACGGCTGGTCGCCGGTACGGCGTCGCTGGCGGCCGGTGGCTGGCTGGTGCGGGCGCTGCACGGCGCGCCGGACGCGCTCGGCGCGCACCCCGCCTCGATCGCGGCGGTGACGGCCGGGTCGCCGCACTACCGTGACGGCGTCTTCGTCAACCTCGAGCCCGCCTCCGAAACCAAGATGGACCGCGAGCAACTGCGGCTCGTCGCGTGGGAGCTGATCGGGAATCGGGGCAACAGCCGGCCGAAGGGGCCGATCCCGCTGGCGTCGCCGGGGATCCTCGAGACCGGCCCGAGCCGGCTGGCCGTCAGCTGGTTCGGCCATTCCACGGCGCTGCTGGAGATCGACGGCTACCGGGTGCTCACGGATCCGGTGTGGAGCGACCGGTGCTCGCCGTCGGACGTCGTCGGCCCGCAGCGGCTGCACCCGCCGCCGATCCAACTCGAGGCGCTGCCCGCCGTGGATGCGGTGGTGATCAGCCATGACCATTACGACCACCTCGACATCGACACGGTGAGGGCGCTGGCCCGCACCCAGCGGGCACCGTTCTTCGTGCCGCTCGGCATCGGGGCCCACCTGCGCATGTGGGGCGTCCCCGAGCACCGCATCGTCGAGCTCGACTGGCATCAGAGCGCCAAGGTCGACGAGCTGACGGTGGTGTGCGTGCCGGCGCGGCACTTCTCGGGACGCTTTCTGGACCGCAACACGACGCTGTGGGCGTCATGGGCCTTCATCGGTCCGAACCATCGCGCGTACTTCGGCGGCGACACGGGCTACACCAAGAGCTTCGCGCAGATCGGCGCCGACCACGGGCCGTTCGACCTGACCCTGCTGCCCATCGGGGCCTACAACACGGCGTGGCCCGACGTGCACATGAACCCCGAGGAGGCGGTGCGGGCGCACCTGGACGTCACCGACGGCGGGCTACTGGTCCCGATCCATTGGGGCACTTTCCGGTTGGCCCCGCACCCGTGGGCGGAACCGGTTGAGCGCCTGCTGGCCGCCGCCGCGCCCGAGCGGGTGGACGTGGCGGTGCCGCTGCCCGGGCAACGCATCGATCCCGCGGCGCCGCAGAAATCCGACCCCTGGTGGCGGCTGTAGATTGACGTGGCGCGCATCGCACCGCGTTAGGGTTCGCGCATGACCACACGTGCGGCCGCGGCCGCATTCGCCGCGACGCTGCTCGGGTTGGCGGGCTGCGGCTCCGCGCAGCCGACAGCCGGTCCACCGTCCACATTGTCTGACGTTCCGCCCAACCAGGTCTCCGGCGTGTCGATACCCGCCGGCCGTATCGATGATGCCGTCGCGAAGGTCGACGGTCTGGTCAATGACCTGATGAAAAGCACCGGCATCCCGGGGATGGCGGTGGCCGTGGTGCACGGCGGGAAGGTGTTGTACGCCAAAGGCTTCGGCATCAAGGACGTGAGCAAGGGGCAAGGCCGGGACAACATGGTGGACGCCGACACCGTCTTCCAGCTGGCCTCGGTGTCCAAATCCGTCGGCGCGACGGTAATCGCGCACGAGGTCAGCGACAACGTCGTCGCCTGGGACACGCCCGTGGCGTCCAAGCTCCCATGGTTCACGCTCGGCGATCCCTACGTCACCAGCCATGTGACCGTCGGCGACCTGTACTCGCATCGCTCCGGGCTGCCCGACCACGCCGGTGACAAGCTGGAAGACCTGGGCTACGACCGCCGCCAAACGCTGGAGCGGCTCAAGTATCTGCCGCTCGATCCGTTCCGAATCAGCTACGCCTACACCAACTATGGAATCACCGCCGGGGCCGAGGCGGTGGCGGCCGCGGCGGGCAAGCCGTGGGAGGACCTGTCCGACGAGGTGCTCTACCGCCCGCTGGGAATGACATCGACGAGTTCGCGGTTCGCCGACTTCACCGCCCGGCCCAACCATGCGGTCAACCACATCAAGGTCGACGACAAGTGGCAGGCCCGTTTCCAGCGCGACCCCGATCCCCAATCGCCGGCCGGCGGCGTGAGTTCATCGGTGAACGACATGGCGCGCTGGCTGTTGATGTTGCTGGGCAACGGAACTTACAACGGCGGGCGGATCACGTCAC
This window harbors:
- a CDS encoding DUF2630 family protein, coding for MANGSKPTDKDTLAVIRDLVAEEKALRAQLQRGDIDTSEEHDRLRRVEVELDQCWDLLRQRRALRETGGDPREAEVRPPDEVEGYLS
- a CDS encoding OmpA family protein, producing the protein MSIKRPGLPWLIALLVIPLLIATIGYEVSARSPSGRVSSAPSTSAGAPKFSLAAFSMVRNGNSVTLSGDFPDESAKVALLKVLTGALPPGLNIVDQIRIDPAVDALDFAKAKPVFSDSASVADFALTVAGDTITLAGTAASPEQKNTIDTDAKRIWPTLNVVDNLAVNAPAASPSPTGASCTNLQSAINTLTDGALTFESNVGSLTASDGQILTRVADKLKACPNAHAAINGYADNTGNTSLNVPLSEERAQAVAGFLEAQGVPANRLSTTGFDSANPIAPNGTDGGRAQNRRVEIVIS
- a CDS encoding sensor histidine kinase, translating into MKFLSRILTRTPSLRARVAVATAIGTAIVVVIAGAVVWFGITSAWKERLDRRLDEAVGFAIPFLPRGVDDIPRAPNDQDTVITVRRDGQVKSNSDVTLPPLEVGYADTYINGVRYRVRTLEVPTPQPATVAVGATYDDTIAQTNNLHRRVILICALSIGAAAVFAWLLAAFAVRPFKRLAQQARSIDADERPQVAVRGASEAVEIAEAMRGMLQRIWTEQDRTKDALASARDFAAVSSHELRTPLTAMRTNLEVLSTLDMPDEQRKEVLGDVIRTQSRIEATLTALERLAQGELSTSDDHVPVDITELLDRAAHDAARIYPGVDVSLVPSPTCIIVGLPAGLRLTVDNAIANAVKHGGATQVQLSAVSSRAGVEIAIDDNGTGVPEDERRVVFDRFSRGSTASHSGSGLGLALVAQQAALHGGTAALESSPLGGARLVVRLPAPS
- the prrA gene encoding two-component system response regulator PrrA gives rise to the protein MGGMDTGASSPRVLVVDDDSDVLASLERGLRLSGFEVSTAVDGAEALRSATETRPDAIVLDINMPVLDGVSVVTALRAMDNDVPVCVLSARSSVDDRVAGLEAGADDYLVKPFVLAELVARVKALLRRRGATATSSSETITVGPLEVDIPGRRARVNGVDVDLTKREFDLLAVLAEHKTAVLSRAQLLELVWGYDFAADTNVVDVFIGYLRRKLEANGGPRLLHTVRGVGFVLRMQ
- a CDS encoding carboxyl transferase domain-containing protein, which gives rise to MSRITAGQLRDAVLDENSFIQWDSEPLAVPVSASYAEELARAREATGLDESVLTGEGRVFGRRVAVVVCEFGFLGGSIGVAAAERITAAVQRATAEGLPLLASPSSGGTRMQEGTVAFLQMVKIAAAVRLHKQAHLPYLVYLRNPTTGGVFASWGSLGHVTVAEPGALIGFLGPRVYQLLYGEPFPEGVQTAENLQRHGVIDGVVRLDELRRTLDRAMTVIADAPEPLPALAPPEPTPDVAAWDSVVASRRPDRPGVGLLLRHGATDRVLLSGTGQGEAATTLLALARFAGQPVVVLGQQRLTGGLVGPASLREARRGMALAAELRLPLVLVIDTAGPALSAEAEQGGLAGQIAQCLAELVTLDTPTVSVLLGQGSGGPALAMVPADRVLAALHGWLAPLPPEGASAIVYRDTEHAAELAAAQGIRSVDLLKSGIVDAIVPEHPDAADEPVEFAQRLSRAIAAEVQALRELPASERLAARLRRYRNIGLP
- a CDS encoding enoyl-CoA hydratase, which produces MIGVTQAEAVMTIELQRPERRNALNSQLVEELREAVLKAGDGSTRAIVLTGQGTVFCAGADLSGDAFAADYPDRLIELHRVLDATLIPVIGAINGPAIGAGLQLAMQCDLRVVAPDAFFQFPTSKYGLALDNWSIRRLSSLVGHGRARAMLLTAEKLTADVALQTGMANRIGTLEDAQAWAAEVAGLAPLAIQHAKRVLNDDGAIEEAGPVHKELFDKAWSSQDVVEAQVARIEKRPPKFQGA
- a CDS encoding MBL fold metallo-hydrolase yields the protein MRGTLRLVAGTASLAAGGWLVRALHGAPDALGAHPASIAAVTAGSPHYRDGVFVNLEPASETKMDREQLRLVAWELIGNRGNSRPKGPIPLASPGILETGPSRLAVSWFGHSTALLEIDGYRVLTDPVWSDRCSPSDVVGPQRLHPPPIQLEALPAVDAVVISHDHYDHLDIDTVRALARTQRAPFFVPLGIGAHLRMWGVPEHRIVELDWHQSAKVDELTVVCVPARHFSGRFLDRNTTLWASWAFIGPNHRAYFGGDTGYTKSFAQIGADHGPFDLTLLPIGAYNTAWPDVHMNPEEAVRAHLDVTDGGLLVPIHWGTFRLAPHPWAEPVERLLAAAAPERVDVAVPLPGQRIDPAAPQKSDPWWRL
- a CDS encoding serine hydrolase, yielding MTTRAAAAAFAATLLGLAGCGSAQPTAGPPSTLSDVPPNQVSGVSIPAGRIDDAVAKVDGLVNDLMKSTGIPGMAVAVVHGGKVLYAKGFGIKDVSKGQGRDNMVDADTVFQLASVSKSVGATVIAHEVSDNVVAWDTPVASKLPWFTLGDPYVTSHVTVGDLYSHRSGLPDHAGDKLEDLGYDRRQTLERLKYLPLDPFRISYAYTNYGITAGAEAVAAAAGKPWEDLSDEVLYRPLGMTSTSSRFADFTARPNHAVNHIKVDDKWQARFQRDPDPQSPAGGVSSSVNDMARWLLMLLGNGTYNGGRITSPEALLPATSPQMVSSPAKTPQARTGFYGYGFNSSVDSSGRTEYSHSGAFDLGAATNFVVLPSEDLGIIALTNAAPYGIPETLTAEFMDLVQYGQIREDWGPLYKKAIGWLNNPVGSLVGRPPPANPAPARPLSDYAGRYASDYWGPAVVTERDGALQLAMGPKNRTSTLTHWDGDTFTFPLTDENAPPGTLSKAVFAGNTLNLEYYDSNKLGTFTR